TGCGCCGTAGCATCTACGGGTACAGCGGTTCTACGGGTACAGCAGCTGAATCACACGCCGCTTTGCAGCAGCATGTTACGGATGTGACCGATGGCCTTAGTCGGGTTCAGGCCTTTCGGACAAACGTTGACGCAGTTCATGATGCCCCGGCAGCGGAATACGCTGAACGGGTCATCCAGCGAAGCCAGACGCTCGGACGTCTTGGTGTCGCGGCTGTCTGCCAGGAAGCGGTACGCCTGCAGCAGAGCAGCCGGGCCCAGGAACTTGTCCGGGTTCCACCAGAAGGACGGGCACGAAGTCGAGCAGCAAGCGCACAGGATGCACTCGTACAGACCGTCGAGTTTTTCACGCTCTTCAGGGGACTGCAGACGCTCGATGGCCGGAGCCGGCGTGTCGTTCTGCAGGTATGGCTTAACCTTTTCGTATTGCTTGTAGAAGATGCTCATATCGACGACCAAGTCACGGATAACCGGCAAACCTGGCAGAGGACGAACGATCAGCTTGTTACCTTTTACGACGGCAGACAGCGGCGTGATGCACGCCAGACCGTTTTTGCCGTTGATGTTCATGCCGTCGGAACCGCAAACACCTTCACGGCAAGAGCGACGATAGGAGAAACCCTCGTCCTGCTCTTTGATCAGGGCCAGCACGTCCAGCACCATCAGGTCTTTACCACCGGTATCAACCTGGAATTCCTGCATGAACGGCGCAGCGTCCTGATCAGGGTTGTAACGA
The Pseudomonas sp. GR 6-02 genome window above contains:
- a CDS encoding succinate dehydrogenase iron-sulfur subunit; the encoded protein is MLQVSVYRYNPDQDAAPFMQEFQVDTGGKDLMVLDVLALIKEQDEGFSYRRSCREGVCGSDGMNINGKNGLACITPLSAVVKGNKLIVRPLPGLPVIRDLVVDMSIFYKQYEKVKPYLQNDTPAPAIERLQSPEEREKLDGLYECILCACCSTSCPSFWWNPDKFLGPAALLQAYRFLADSRDTKTSERLASLDDPFSVFRCRGIMNCVNVCPKGLNPTKAIGHIRNMLLQSGV